A genomic region of Lysinibacillus sp. 2017 contains the following coding sequences:
- a CDS encoding AEC family transporter, with product MIYLSMIFFKIVAPILVLLVIGAILQRKIHFNLKALSQLITYCFMPAAVFINIYETSVEMSVIGQITIFIVLFIGSQMLLSQLLAKFMKLEKKEAAVFKNSVVLINSGNYGIPVAQMIFATQPIGVAIQVMLVIFQNMTTYTYGLYNLISSTKSGLAIIRDFLKMPIVHALILGAILNFFDIPIPETFSIPIEHIADGFVAVALITLGAQLSTIEMRTLFNKTVFVSCFTRLIVGPAIALLIIFALGLDGVVAQSLFIASAFPTSRNSSSLALEYDIESATAAQTVLFSTIISCLTVTVVIYISNILFV from the coding sequence ATGATCTATTTATCCATGATCTTCTTCAAAATCGTTGCACCCATACTTGTACTACTTGTGATCGGTGCGATTTTACAGCGAAAAATACATTTTAATTTAAAAGCTTTATCGCAATTAATTACGTATTGCTTCATGCCTGCAGCGGTATTTATTAATATTTATGAAACGTCCGTCGAAATGAGCGTTATCGGGCAAATTACGATATTCATCGTGCTATTTATTGGCTCACAAATGTTATTAAGCCAGCTTTTAGCGAAATTCATGAAGCTTGAAAAGAAAGAGGCTGCTGTTTTTAAAAATAGCGTTGTTCTCATAAACTCAGGCAACTACGGGATCCCTGTGGCTCAGATGATTTTCGCCACGCAACCAATTGGCGTAGCGATTCAAGTGATGCTCGTCATTTTTCAAAATATGACGACGTATACATATGGACTTTATAATCTCATTTCATCAACGAAGTCAGGGTTAGCGATCATTCGAGATTTTTTAAAAATGCCGATTGTGCATGCGCTCATTTTAGGGGCCATCTTAAACTTTTTCGATATACCGATTCCTGAAACATTTAGTATTCCGATTGAACATATCGCGGACGGGTTTGTGGCAGTGGCACTCATTACATTAGGGGCACAATTATCAACCATTGAAATGCGTACGCTGTTCAATAAGACCGTATTTGTTAGCTGCTTTACACGTTTAATTGTTGGGCCAGCAATTGCCTTACTTATCATCTTTGCTTTAGGTTTAGACGGGGTTGTGGCCCAATCATTATTTATCGCGAGTGCTTTCCCAACATCACGTAATAGTTCAAGCTTAGCGTTAGAATATGACATTGAATCGGCAACAGCTGCGCAAACAGTACTATTTTCAACGATTATTAGCTGTTTAACCGTGACAGTCGTGATTTACATTTCGAATAT
- a CDS encoding S-layer homology domain-containing protein has translation MKRFSVIFLSTVLFLSFLPFTNTTYAAKQLFKDVPNNHYAYTAIKWAYDFDIISGYPDGTFRPNQPITEQQFAHILVNYFDLEPTNNALQKYTKKPLSSDPNYNTLAAYQVPLNGYFDNTIREQPIKRGVVAQAIAYVAEGKANLNQSIRFLVDHGISSGQYPQYEYTNLAKFYGATNNLTRAQVVALFFNLQSKTYFYISDPAENSYSNPNGVALNTRANNARNAVDSSLRKGKNWSLTPDKNPSKTWNGDYSYESDATDSKGRFLTITNSTKNSFSVAYNTFDGWASGSAEGTATIVSDTKARMSKTSNGDRCIIEFQKQGTGIKTTEFNCENARDKGTNFNGILKR, from the coding sequence ATGAAGCGATTTAGTGTGATTTTTCTTAGCACCGTACTCTTCTTATCTTTCTTACCATTTACTAACACCACCTATGCTGCAAAACAGCTATTCAAAGATGTTCCCAATAACCATTACGCATATACAGCTATTAAGTGGGCCTATGATTTCGATATTATAAGCGGCTATCCAGATGGCACTTTCCGTCCAAATCAGCCTATAACCGAGCAACAATTCGCTCATATTTTAGTTAATTATTTTGATCTTGAGCCTACTAACAACGCACTTCAAAAATATACGAAAAAACCACTTTCATCCGACCCAAACTACAATACATTAGCAGCTTATCAAGTGCCATTGAACGGCTATTTCGATAATACCATTCGCGAGCAACCCATTAAACGTGGCGTTGTTGCCCAAGCGATTGCGTATGTAGCAGAAGGGAAAGCTAATTTAAACCAGTCCATTCGCTTTTTAGTAGACCACGGGATCTCGTCCGGCCAGTATCCACAGTATGAATATACAAATTTAGCGAAGTTTTACGGTGCAACGAATAATTTAACACGCGCACAAGTCGTAGCACTATTCTTCAATTTACAATCGAAAACCTACTTTTATATCTCAGATCCAGCTGAAAACAGTTATAGTAATCCCAATGGCGTTGCTCTAAATACAAGAGCAAACAACGCACGAAACGCAGTTGACTCATCATTACGTAAAGGAAAAAACTGGTCCCTAACCCCAGATAAAAATCCAAGCAAAACATGGAACGGGGATTATTCATACGAGTCAGATGCTACCGATTCAAAAGGTCGTTTCTTAACGATTACAAATAGCACAAAAAATAGTTTCTCTGTTGCATACAATACGTTTGACGGTTGGGCTTCTGGTTCTGCAGAAGGAACAGCAACGATTGTATCCGATACAAAGGCACGCATGTCAAAGACCAGCAATGGTGACCGTTGTATTATTGAATTCCAAAAACAAGGTACTGGCATAAAAACTACTGAGTTTAACTGTGAAAATGCACGTGACAAAGGTACAAATTTCAATGGCATATTAAAACGTTAA
- a CDS encoding S-layer homology domain-containing protein, with the protein MNQSKKILAALVAIPASVIVAGEVSAAEDSITFEIKNEFVNDSAGYSPTSVANEVVITNKEALQTEIFNAMKGVTGKLTVTYNAPDITTSQKSVEEIFEALKKDLLNTPNSEFDYTRLYGNMNKVKVKATKVTSATEDSVKLEFDFNYLEDPINEKVIDVYLQSELTKINWSVISNTMSTIEKIKFVHDHLVNQTFINRNNHSLMQIKVNNGGLSSHAYAMWTYIFLKEMGVDVRYVYGMSNGELHSWNAVKVESDWYHLDVAADDNTNSQSNDLIYQNFLTDLGGRDIYFGNTGVSTFSSYQNNVFKNIVNPVEIESALYYSKETSNGKIIKLTLGAVPTETQIISSATSGIGKIKEHNSTLYFINDSDRKYLYKYDLTNLELMVKEPVQSFTISGDLLTYLSEGGRKQITLGTVDKLNEVITSLQKLIVVNQNDLDDDGIAVYQRNIKKLIEAYSQLTENEKLNVNKSNNGWAELINLIGIYDSNLKDAIERIETIDSTIIDSSANLITFLNSLNTANAAYNNSTNKNLVFNYSVLKNANAQKIEMDLLDDDISAFIARATVVTNRNKAFYEDLKILQKRYASLSPLMKKGIDSTSISIINAYTIESTDDTSIQTILNTLGILNIESENYLTMVETLKNEYEKIKDKPHLTSFLTEQQKNTITTAIPLAEQMKATITEFNGFLTTLNGITNIENISFTTQLIADMKKANNVYSTLKPSQWASILGANNSLEKRNEIGDKLSSVINKLQIVEGDLNSNVGEAEQLIKNIGESFVSNAEFKSAIDKVHLDLIDLAGNAGITVFLSVLSADVQNKWTRYETIYSELSKSNNKITTLESAVDALSDPPTDSEINEVSRLYNELLESDSIYGKSQFIDPQKLQIIKGLETIVKEAKDRTAALNVQTKITDLLDNASYETVHEIVKLYDSLSSQAKVYVDNYSRLIKLWEKVSGSKALIDALNAKIAAANEKTSEEDLQKILDEYSVLSQEIKDQIVNIDKVEDYLSDIKTKKAGESVEQLIKKIKELSDDATPLEIQALREEYDALPEELKALIPANVLKLLETFEKQMEAQLEAATKEAQPVIDRIKKIDLNKYTEAQITSIYNAYGSLSLLAKDVVMKSGAYKELMNALDHVKNQNTVVKQAKLEAGAFDEHMDKLDRNSTTAQIAAARALYNRLSYEAKKHVLTFDKLVRLETMWKDPEYIELVHTYYPDYIHAIKPGGIEITKPNYDSLYIPDDSEEKNVANYLPTEATWSSYEEMTYRSGRYMASITSSQVKNLSDRTLTLKADEIEIVLPTVDLKGTSGTVGVSVGLSNNRLTIQFTENDNAKTFSEYVEIRVPKSALNSSKYQMIERVVSNSGTAASFKVDGADFVIRTKTSGIFQGATSNVTYNDLGTSSAGNAVREFAKRGITYSTTGRSVQMTKQVTRADVATLIAKALDLSSSTKTKYQDLSSAISASRAQALQDAGIMSGVTSSRFGINTTVTKQEAAIIIANMYRYLDQDLSKAYNELKTNYTDVSNVTFEAQQSIAILELFGVLDGNGKFNPNEPLTRGQFAELLYKSLTAIDFL; encoded by the coding sequence ATGAACCAATCGAAAAAAATATTAGCAGCTTTGGTTGCGATTCCAGCGAGTGTTATTGTGGCGGGGGAAGTGTCGGCTGCGGAGGATTCTATAACATTTGAGATAAAAAATGAGTTTGTAAATGATTCGGCTGGATATAGTCCAACATCAGTTGCAAATGAAGTAGTAATTACAAATAAAGAGGCATTACAAACTGAAATTTTTAATGCAATGAAGGGAGTAACTGGTAAGCTTACGGTTACATATAATGCACCAGACATCACAACTTCTCAAAAATCTGTCGAAGAGATTTTTGAAGCATTAAAGAAAGATTTATTAAATACACCAAATTCAGAGTTTGATTATACGAGACTATATGGAAATATGAATAAAGTTAAAGTGAAAGCCACAAAAGTAACTTCAGCTACAGAGGATTCAGTAAAATTAGAGTTTGATTTTAACTATTTAGAAGATCCAATAAATGAAAAGGTTATTGATGTTTATCTACAATCGGAATTAACAAAAATTAATTGGTCTGTTATCAGTAATACCATGAGTACTATTGAAAAAATAAAATTTGTTCATGATCATTTAGTAAACCAAACTTTCATTAACCGAAATAACCATAGTTTAATGCAAATTAAAGTAAACAATGGTGGGTTATCATCACATGCATATGCAATGTGGACGTATATATTCCTTAAAGAGATGGGAGTAGACGTACGTTATGTTTATGGAATGTCTAACGGTGAACTTCACTCATGGAATGCAGTGAAAGTTGAATCTGACTGGTACCATTTAGATGTTGCAGCAGATGATAATACAAATTCTCAAAGTAATGATTTAATTTACCAAAATTTTTTAACGGATTTAGGTGGAAGAGATATTTACTTTGGTAATACAGGAGTTTCAACATTTTCTTCATATCAAAATAATGTATTTAAAAATATTGTAAATCCTGTTGAAATCGAATCAGCTTTATATTATTCAAAGGAAACTAGTAATGGTAAAATTATCAAATTAACTTTAGGTGCTGTTCCAACCGAAACTCAAATTATTTCTTCCGCGACATCAGGGATTGGTAAAATCAAGGAACATAACTCAACTTTATATTTTATCAATGATAGCGATAGAAAGTATTTATATAAATATGATTTAACAAATTTAGAACTCATGGTTAAAGAACCAGTTCAATCATTTACTATATCAGGTGATCTTTTAACATATCTATCAGAAGGCGGTAGAAAACAGATTACTTTGGGTACTGTAGATAAATTGAACGAAGTAATCACTAGTTTACAAAAATTAATTGTAGTTAATCAAAATGATTTAGATGATGATGGAATTGCAGTATATCAACGAAACATTAAAAAGTTAATAGAGGCATACTCGCAACTAACAGAAAATGAAAAACTGAATGTAAATAAAAGTAATAATGGATGGGCAGAATTAATTAATTTAATTGGAATTTACGATTCAAACTTGAAAGATGCTATTGAAAGGATTGAAACAATAGATTCTACGATTATAGATAGCTCAGCGAACCTGATTACTTTCTTAAATTCTTTAAACACTGCTAATGCGGCTTATAATAATTCGACGAATAAGAATTTAGTTTTTAACTATTCAGTTTTGAAAAATGCTAATGCACAAAAAATAGAAATGGATCTATTGGATGACGATATTAGTGCATTTATTGCGAGAGCTACAGTGGTAACAAATCGTAATAAGGCATTTTATGAAGACTTAAAAATTCTTCAAAAAAGATATGCTAGTTTAAGTCCATTAATGAAAAAAGGTATAGATAGTACTTCAATCAGCATTATCAATGCATATACGATTGAATCAACAGATGATACTAGCATTCAAACTATACTAAATACGTTAGGCATATTAAATATTGAGTCAGAAAATTACTTAACGATGGTTGAAACGCTTAAAAATGAGTATGAGAAAATTAAAGATAAACCACATTTAACATCATTCTTAACGGAACAACAAAAAAATACAATTACTACTGCAATACCTTTAGCTGAACAAATGAAGGCAACTATTACAGAGTTTAATGGTTTTCTAACTACTTTAAATGGAATTACAAATATCGAAAATATATCATTTACCACACAATTAATTGCAGATATGAAAAAGGCAAATAATGTTTATTCTACATTAAAGCCATCACAGTGGGCCTCAATTTTAGGAGCAAATAACAGCCTTGAGAAGAGAAATGAAATTGGAGATAAATTGTCATCCGTTATTAATAAGCTACAAATTGTAGAAGGTGATTTGAATTCAAATGTTGGAGAAGCGGAACAATTAATTAAAAATATTGGAGAGTCATTTGTAAGTAATGCTGAATTTAAATCTGCCATAGATAAAGTTCATTTAGACTTAATAGATTTGGCAGGTAATGCTGGCATAACCGTTTTCCTATCGGTATTGTCAGCAGATGTTCAAAATAAGTGGACAAGATACGAAACAATCTATAGTGAGTTAAGTAAATCAAATAATAAGATAACTACGTTGGAAAGTGCAGTAGATGCTTTAAGTGATCCTCCAACTGACTCTGAAATTAATGAGGTGTCGAGATTATATAACGAACTTCTAGAATCAGATTCAATTTATGGTAAGAGTCAATTTATTGATCCGCAAAAATTACAAATAATTAAAGGCTTAGAAACCATAGTTAAAGAAGCAAAAGACAGAACTGCGGCATTAAATGTACAAACTAAAATAACCGATTTACTGGACAATGCCTCTTATGAGACTGTTCATGAAATTGTGAAGTTATACGACTCTTTAAGTAGTCAAGCAAAAGTGTATGTAGACAACTATTCTAGATTGATAAAGTTATGGGAAAAAGTATCTGGAAGTAAAGCACTCATCGACGCGTTAAATGCAAAAATTGCAGCCGCTAATGAAAAAACTTCAGAGGAAGATTTACAGAAAATTTTAGATGAGTATAGTGTCTTATCACAAGAGATAAAAGATCAGATTGTCAATATTGATAAAGTTGAAGACTATTTAAGTGACATTAAAACCAAAAAAGCTGGGGAATCCGTAGAACAACTCATCAAAAAAATTAAAGAATTAAGTGATGATGCAACACCTTTAGAAATACAGGCGTTACGTGAAGAATATGATGCATTACCAGAAGAGTTAAAAGCATTAATTCCTGCAAATGTTTTAAAGCTATTAGAAACCTTCGAAAAACAAATGGAAGCCCAACTAGAAGCAGCAACTAAAGAAGCTCAACCGGTGATCGACCGCATCAAAAAAATCGACTTAAACAAATACACAGAAGCTCAAATTACGAGTATTTATAATGCATATGGTTCACTTAGCTTACTTGCGAAAGACGTTGTTATGAAGTCAGGTGCTTATAAAGAGCTTATGAATGCACTGGACCATGTTAAAAACCAAAACACCGTCGTCAAACAAGCTAAACTAGAAGCCGGAGCGTTCGATGAGCATATGGATAAACTTGATCGTAACTCTACAACAGCCCAAATTGCAGCAGCTCGTGCTCTTTACAACCGTTTATCCTACGAGGCGAAAAAGCATGTGCTAACATTTGATAAATTAGTGCGCTTAGAGACGATGTGGAAGGACCCTGAGTATATTGAGCTTGTGCACACGTACTACCCAGACTATATTCATGCGATTAAGCCAGGTGGTATTGAAATCACGAAGCCAAATTATGATTCTCTTTATATTCCAGATGATTCAGAGGAAAAAAATGTAGCGAACTATCTGCCAACGGAGGCAACTTGGTCGAGCTATGAGGAAATGACGTATCGCAGTGGTCGTTATATGGCGAGCATTACGTCTTCTCAAGTGAAAAATTTAAGTGACCGTACGTTGACATTAAAAGCGGATGAGATAGAAATTGTCTTACCAACGGTCGATTTAAAAGGTACTTCAGGCACAGTGGGGGTATCGGTTGGGCTATCAAATAACCGATTAACTATTCAATTCACAGAGAACGACAATGCGAAAACGTTCTCTGAATACGTGGAGATTCGTGTACCGAAGAGTGCTTTAAATAGCAGTAAATATCAAATGATTGAGCGTGTCGTTTCAAATAGTGGAACAGCAGCATCATTTAAAGTAGATGGCGCGGACTTTGTGATCCGTACGAAAACAAGTGGTATTTTCCAAGGTGCAACAAGTAATGTGACTTACAATGATTTAGGTACCTCTTCTGCAGGAAATGCGGTGCGTGAATTTGCGAAGCGCGGCATTACGTACAGCACGACAGGTCGTTCAGTTCAAATGACAAAACAAGTAACACGTGCGGACGTGGCAACTTTAATTGCGAAGGCATTAGACCTTTCAAGTTCTACGAAAACGAAATACCAAGACTTAAGTTCAGCTATTTCAGCTAGTCGTGCTCAAGCCTTACAAGATGCGGGCATTATGAGCGGTGTTACTTCAAGCCGTTTCGGTATTAATACAACGGTCACTAAACAAGAAGCAGCGATTATTATTGCCAATATGTACCGTTATTTAGATCAAGATTTATCAAAAGCATATAATGAGTTAAAAACAAACTATACAGACGTATCGAATGTAACGTTTGAAGCACAACAAAGCATTGCGATTTTAGAGCTATTTGGTGTATTGGATGGCAATGGTAAATTTAACCCGAATGAACCCCTAACACGTGGTCAATTCGCAGAGCTCCTTTATAAATCATTAACAGCCATCGATTTCCTATAA